In Scomber japonicus isolate fScoJap1 chromosome 19, fScoJap1.pri, whole genome shotgun sequence, a single genomic region encodes these proteins:
- the onecut2 gene encoding one cut domain family member 2 isoform X2, which translates to MKTAYTNAYRCLAKDLDAYAMNTDMTMDGIGSLHGGVSVSSVVPDAELMSGHSPHHGRGSSAGGHGAAAAAAASALRIHQDLAAAAASSRSAMVSGMATILDGSGEYRPELSLPLHHAMSVPCDTSSPGMGMSGTYTTLTPLQPLPPISTVSDKFHHHHHHHHHQRLPGNVSGSFTLMRDERGLPGMNNLYSPYHKDHMSGMGQSLSPVLGNGLGSIHNTQQGLHNYGTTTHGGHDKMLNFDAHHTASMLARGDHHHHQHRGLGGPAAGMMPHLNGMHHPGHPAASSAGHHTHPHLQSPSHGPVLASTRERPPSSSGTQGVNSSGQLEEINTKEVAQRITAELKRYSIPQAIFAQRVLCRSQGTLSDLLRNPKPWSKLKSGRETFRRMWKWLQEPEFQRMSALRLAAAAAFR; encoded by the coding sequence atgaagaCTGCCTACACTAACGCCTATAGATGCCTGGCCAAGGATCTGGACGCTTACGCCATGAACACGGACATGACAATGGACGGCATTGGCAGCCTGCATGGCGGGGTGTCGGTGAGCTCCGTGGTCCCTGACGCGGAGCTGATGAGCGGCCACAGCCCGCACCACGGCCGGGGGAGCTCCGCGGGGGGACACggggcggcggcggcggcggcagcgTCCGCCCTGAGGATACACCAGGACCTGGCAGCCGCCGCCGCCTCATCCCGCTCAGCCATGGTGTCCGGCATGGCTACGATACTGGACGGTAGCGGGGAGTACCGGCCGGAGCTGTCCCTGCCTCTGCACCACGCCATGAGCGTCCCCTGCGACACGTCCTCTCCCGGGATGGGGATGAGCGGTACCTACACCACCTTAACCCCGCTACAGCCGCTGCCCCCCATATCCACCGTGTCGGACAAgtttcaccatcatcaccatcaccaccaccaccagcggCTACCCGGGAATGTCAGCGGGAGCTTCACCCTGATGCGGGACGAGCGGGGGTTACCGGGCATGAACAACCTCTACAGCCCCTACCACAAGGACCACATGTCCGGGATGGGTCAGAGCCTCTCCCCAGTGCTGGGCAACGGCCTGGGGTCAATCCACAACACCCAGCAGGGTCTCCACAATTATGGCACTACGACGCACGGAGGCCACGATAAGATGCTGAACTTCGACGCGCACCACACCGCCTCCATGCTGGCCAGAGgggaccaccaccaccaccagcaccgaGGCCTCGGTGGCCCGGCGGCCGGGATGATGCCGCATCTAAACGGGATGCACCACCCGGGTCACCCGGCCGCATCCTCGGCGGGTCACCacacccacccccacctccaGTCTCCATCCCACGGGCCCGTGTTGGCTTCCACCCGGGAAAGACCGCCCTCCTCCTCGGGGACGCAGGGGGTGAACAGCTCGGGGCAGCTGGAGGAAATCAACACCAAGGAGGTGGCGCAGAGGATCACGGCGGAGCTGAAGAGGTACAGCATCCCCCAGGCCATCTTCGCCCAGAGGGTGCTGTGCCGCTCCCAGGGGACCCTGTCGGACCTGCTGAGGAACCCCAAACCCTGGAGTAAACTAAAGTCAGGCCGGGAGACCTTCAGGAGGATGTGGAAGTGGCTGCAGGAGCCCGAGTTTCAGAGGATGTCGGCCCTCAGACTGGCAG